Proteins from a genomic interval of Pseudomonas sp. RC10:
- a CDS encoding sodium:solute symporter family protein: MLLIFFAMIIYVLQRSHVKDKNFTDYAVGGRSFGANYQAMSFLNTWYPGAMFTAFAGLAAGAGVISFYVLAYSLLTVVLMYAMAKTVWVWGKKFDLHTQPDLFALRYDSRHIRTIAALIGIVSGFPWLVLAMQAMGGLFHFMSLGALPFSEAVILGVIVVAIRQIWTIRMGMRGVIISDMYQGIVAYVFGSVMLCALIAWLCFSKGITLGSLDPKMFALPGIGSKEGPLYLFSLLFTGTIGGWCLPFIFVRLFTAEGVVALKKSAALAMPLSLIFGVSLLIFGMLASQLPGIAGHEEDVWFLVSQQAGGLVLLGLAGVVLLAASIGHTDGSIQATGAQFANDLIGNYVDLTPRQLVTVSKLAMVVLTALAAWVACLSLPALFTLAVLAYQGVIQLAVPQFLGIFWKRGNKQGAIAGMVVGFVLVIMLELFFKETLAGAYGLSSGVLALVVNLAVYVGFAYFKPHTAQESERVETLFAVARDAQPEAIPMPIADLPVRG, from the coding sequence ATGCTTCTGATCTTCTTCGCGATGATCATCTACGTCCTTCAACGCAGCCACGTGAAAGACAAGAACTTCACCGACTATGCCGTCGGCGGCCGATCATTCGGCGCGAATTACCAGGCGATGTCGTTCCTGAACACTTGGTACCCAGGCGCGATGTTTACTGCATTTGCCGGGCTAGCGGCCGGCGCCGGGGTGATTTCGTTCTATGTCCTCGCGTACAGCCTGCTGACCGTGGTGCTGATGTACGCCATGGCCAAAACCGTGTGGGTGTGGGGCAAGAAATTCGACCTGCACACACAGCCCGATCTGTTCGCCCTTCGCTATGACTCACGGCACATCCGTACCATCGCCGCGTTAATTGGCATCGTGTCCGGATTTCCATGGCTGGTCTTAGCCATGCAGGCGATGGGTGGCTTGTTTCACTTCATGTCATTGGGCGCGTTGCCCTTCTCTGAAGCTGTGATTCTAGGCGTCATCGTGGTGGCCATACGGCAGATCTGGACCATTCGCATGGGTATGCGTGGTGTCATCATCTCCGATATGTATCAAGGCATCGTCGCTTACGTCTTCGGCAGCGTGATGCTGTGTGCATTGATCGCATGGCTGTGCTTCTCCAAAGGGATCACGCTGGGCTCACTTGACCCCAAAATGTTCGCGCTTCCTGGCATTGGCTCGAAGGAAGGCCCGCTGTATCTGTTCAGCCTGCTCTTTACCGGGACGATCGGGGGCTGGTGCCTGCCGTTCATCTTCGTGCGGCTATTCACCGCCGAGGGCGTGGTTGCCCTGAAAAAGTCGGCGGCGCTGGCCATGCCGCTGTCGCTGATCTTCGGCGTCTCACTGTTGATTTTCGGGATGCTCGCGTCGCAGCTCCCAGGAATCGCCGGTCACGAAGAAGACGTATGGTTCCTCGTCAGCCAGCAGGCCGGAGGCTTGGTGTTACTCGGATTGGCGGGGGTTGTCTTGCTGGCGGCGTCCATCGGTCACACCGACGGCAGCATTCAAGCGACAGGCGCTCAGTTCGCCAACGACCTCATCGGGAACTACGTCGATCTCACGCCGCGCCAACTCGTCACCGTCTCCAAGCTTGCGATGGTTGTGCTGACTGCATTGGCTGCATGGGTGGCCTGTCTCTCGCTCCCCGCTCTGTTCACCCTGGCTGTGCTGGCCTATCAAGGGGTCATTCAGCTGGCTGTGCCGCAGTTCCTCGGCATCTTCTGGAAGCGCGGTAACAAGCAAGGGGCCATCGCCGGAATGGTCGTGGGTTTCGTGCTGGTGATCATGCTTGAACTGTTTTTCAAAGAGACGCTGGCTGGGGCCTATGGGTTGTCATCGGGCGTGCTGGCGCTGGTCGTCAACCTGGCGGTTTATGTGGGTTTTGCCTACTTCAAGCCCCACACAGCGCAAGAAAGCGAAAGGGTCGAGACGTTGTTCGCGGTGGCTCGCGATGCGCAGCCCGAAGCGATACCCATGCCGATTGCGGATCTGCCTGTACGCGGCTGA
- a CDS encoding carbon-nitrogen hydrolase family protein: protein MNMSASQHSPFPAEFTAAVVQAAPGFCDLQLSVEKTLHYIAEAARQGASIVAFPEDWIPGYPWWIWLDAPAWGFSKGWVRRFYENAFTYESEGARLIAAAARQHKIHVSLGVVERIGASLYVGNWIIDDSGESVSRRRKLKPTHMERTVFGEGDGSDLVVSETPLGRIGALSCWEHLQPLTKFAMYSQNEQLHVAAWPGFSLYKDVAYSLSAEASLAATQTYALEGGCFVLAPSSVTSQSMVDQICDAPEKHALFTTGGGHSVIYGPYGNLISERMPDTWEGVICAPIDLGEIAVAKAAADPAGHYARPDVMRLLLNRTPAHRVHAFEPGLQEQRGPFPAAEGAVASAHATTEWSSTEDVEG from the coding sequence ATGAACATGTCCGCCTCGCAACATTCACCGTTTCCCGCTGAGTTCACCGCTGCCGTGGTCCAGGCCGCACCGGGTTTTTGCGATCTTCAGTTGTCCGTTGAAAAAACCCTCCATTACATTGCCGAAGCGGCGCGTCAGGGTGCGTCAATCGTCGCTTTTCCCGAAGACTGGATTCCCGGTTATCCGTGGTGGATCTGGCTCGATGCCCCCGCTTGGGGTTTCTCCAAGGGCTGGGTACGTCGCTTTTATGAGAACGCCTTCACCTATGAAAGCGAAGGTGCAAGGCTAATCGCCGCCGCTGCCCGGCAGCACAAAATCCATGTATCGCTGGGCGTGGTCGAGCGTATCGGCGCCAGCCTTTACGTCGGTAACTGGATCATCGACGACAGCGGCGAAAGCGTCTCCCGACGTCGCAAATTGAAGCCCACACACATGGAGCGAACGGTATTCGGCGAGGGCGACGGCAGCGACCTGGTCGTCAGCGAGACCCCACTGGGGCGCATCGGTGCACTGTCGTGCTGGGAGCATCTGCAGCCGCTGACCAAATTCGCCATGTACAGCCAGAACGAGCAGCTGCATGTAGCAGCGTGGCCCGGCTTCAGCTTGTACAAAGACGTCGCCTATTCGTTGAGCGCCGAGGCGAGTCTGGCCGCCACCCAGACCTACGCGTTGGAGGGTGGATGTTTCGTTCTGGCGCCGTCCTCCGTCACATCGCAGTCAATGGTGGATCAAATCTGCGACGCGCCGGAAAAACATGCGCTATTCACCACCGGCGGAGGGCACTCCGTCATTTATGGCCCTTATGGCAACCTGATTTCAGAGCGCATGCCCGACACATGGGAAGGCGTGATCTGTGCGCCAATCGATCTCGGTGAAATCGCTGTGGCAAAGGCCGCTGCCGATCCCGCGGGCCATTACGCGCGGCCTGATGTGATGCGCCTTCTGCTTAATCGGACCCCTGCTCATCGGGTGCATGCTTTCGAACCCGGCCTGCAAGAACAGCGTGGGCCATTCCCCGCAGCAGAGGGTGCTGTCGCATCAGCTCATGCAACTACGGAATGGTCATCAACAGAAGACGTCGAAGGATAA